A genomic window from Lotus japonicus ecotype B-129 chromosome 1, LjGifu_v1.2 includes:
- the LOC130734577 gene encoding uncharacterized protein LOC130734577 isoform X2 yields the protein MVAISLYRGNLHRVPDVPRRWLMPNPKISIKNFKSLLDRRSKALSRHHHPTTSNPNPNPNPLSNHGEGPSNAAVKEQQQQQQQPHRKESELVAGNSDQKPLINSKNNGFEKASNGAATSIEKQAELPVTDNGGMLTDNKQKRKREVEDKLQVLNGKKHNLVLVLKQILNAEEELKRRNSVLQPGVAMRGMSILPQPDGTNDNGSMTRHMTTRSEGNIVGDVDGGGEADDSANHNVQYSRHVLRTSSMSPSSESPLRRTPNVQPNVVMFHTLLEQVWGPLLVHRDLLFQDIRGIP from the exons ATGGTGGCAATTTCGCTATACAGAGGGAATCTTCACCGAGTACCAGACGTTCCTCGTCGATGGCTTATGCCAAACCCTAAAATCTCCATCAAAAACTTCAAATCCCTTCTCGATCGTCGTTCCAAGGCACTCTctcgccaccaccaccccacCACCTCCaaccctaaccctaaccctaaccctCTCTCCAACCACGGCGAAGGCCCTTCCAACGCCGCCGtaaaagaacaacaacaacaacaacaacagccgCATCGCAAAGAATCGGAACTCGTTGCTGGTAACTCCGACCAAAAACCGCTCATCAATTCCAAGAATAATGGCTTCGAGAAAGCATCTAACGGCGCTGCCACTTCGATCGAAAAACAAGCTGAGCTGCCG GTCACGGATAATGGGGGTATGCTTACTGATAATAAGcagaaaaggaaaagagaagttGAGGACAAGTTACAAGTTTTGAATGGAAAGAAACATAACCTGGTGTTAGTGTTGAAGCAG ATTCTGAATGCAGAGGAGGAATTGAAGAGACGAAACAGTGTGCTGCAGCCAGGGGTTGCGATGCGTGGCATGTCTATTCTGCCTCAACCGGATGGAACCAATGATAATGGTTCAATGACCAGGCATATGACTACAAGGTCTGAGGGAAATATTGTTGGTGATGTGGATGGTGGAGGTGAAGCTGATGATTCTGCCAACCATAATGTGCAGTATTCTCGGCATGTGCTTCGGACAAGTAGCATGTCGCCTTCTTCTGAGTCCCCTCTTAGGAGGACCCCTAACGTTCAACCGAATGTGGTAAT GTTTCACACCCTGCTCGAGCAAGTTTGGGGGCCACTGTTAGTCCATCGCGATTTGCTCTTTCAGGACATCAGGGGAATCCCATGA
- the LOC130734577 gene encoding uncharacterized protein LOC130734577 isoform X1, whose translation MVAISLYRGNLHRVPDVPRRWLMPNPKISIKNFKSLLDRRSKALSRHHHPTTSNPNPNPNPLSNHGEGPSNAAVKEQQQQQQQPHRKESELVAGNSDQKPLINSKNNGFEKASNGAATSIEKQAELPVTDNGGMLTDNKQKRKREVEDKLQVLNGKKHNLVLVLKQILNAEEELKRRNSVLQPGVAMRGMSILPQPDGTNDNGSMTRHMTTRSEGNIVGDVDGGGEADDSANHNVQYSRHVLRTSSMSPSSESPLRRTPNVQPNVVSHPARASLGATVSPSRFALSGHQGNPMNPPSVSVSGTSYIASSPSPAASGGTSVFRDARQPSPWK comes from the exons ATGGTGGCAATTTCGCTATACAGAGGGAATCTTCACCGAGTACCAGACGTTCCTCGTCGATGGCTTATGCCAAACCCTAAAATCTCCATCAAAAACTTCAAATCCCTTCTCGATCGTCGTTCCAAGGCACTCTctcgccaccaccaccccacCACCTCCaaccctaaccctaaccctaaccctCTCTCCAACCACGGCGAAGGCCCTTCCAACGCCGCCGtaaaagaacaacaacaacaacaacaacagccgCATCGCAAAGAATCGGAACTCGTTGCTGGTAACTCCGACCAAAAACCGCTCATCAATTCCAAGAATAATGGCTTCGAGAAAGCATCTAACGGCGCTGCCACTTCGATCGAAAAACAAGCTGAGCTGCCG GTCACGGATAATGGGGGTATGCTTACTGATAATAAGcagaaaaggaaaagagaagttGAGGACAAGTTACAAGTTTTGAATGGAAAGAAACATAACCTGGTGTTAGTGTTGAAGCAG ATTCTGAATGCAGAGGAGGAATTGAAGAGACGAAACAGTGTGCTGCAGCCAGGGGTTGCGATGCGTGGCATGTCTATTCTGCCTCAACCGGATGGAACCAATGATAATGGTTCAATGACCAGGCATATGACTACAAGGTCTGAGGGAAATATTGTTGGTGATGTGGATGGTGGAGGTGAAGCTGATGATTCTGCCAACCATAATGTGCAGTATTCTCGGCATGTGCTTCGGACAAGTAGCATGTCGCCTTCTTCTGAGTCCCCTCTTAGGAGGACCCCTAACGTTCAACCGAATGTG GTTTCACACCCTGCTCGAGCAAGTTTGGGGGCCACTGTTAGTCCATCGCGATTTGCTCTTTCAGGACATCAGGGGAATCCCATGAACCCACCTTCAGTGTCTGTATCAGGAACTAGTTACATTGCATCATCCCCTTCCCCAGCAGCATCGGGTGGCACTTCTGTCTTCAGAGATGCCCGGCAGCCAAGTCCATGGAAGTAG